The DNA segment CTTGCCGGGCGAAGTGCCGCCGACCATCTTGGTGCCGTAAGCGATCGCGGCCTCCGAATGGAAGGTGCCGTTCTTGCCGGTGAAGCCCTGGCAGATGACCTTGGTATTCTTGTCGATCAGGATGGACATGGATGAGGCTGCCTTCGCGAGGTAATCGGTAAAAGGTTCAGTGAATCCGCCGATAGACGCCGGTGATCACGTCGGACCACCCTTCGGCATCGGGCGAGTACTGGATTTTCATCGAGTAGCTGTTGTCGTCGATGACTTCGTAGACGTGGCGCGCATTGCCGCGCAGCGAGCCGCGCACGAGGATCAGCGATTTTCCGGTCCAGCCGCCGGAAGCCGGCGAAGGCGGATAGTAGCCGAGCGAGTCGTGCCAGAATAACTTGTAGAGGCGATCGTCGCGGTCGTAGGTGAAGACGCCATGGGTCGCGAAGCTCTCCTTGCCGTCGCGGGTCTGGCGGGTGTCCTGGATCAGGTAAAAGCCGTTGAGGTCGATCCGGGCGCTGACCTTGGATGTCGCCGGCCCGCCGGCGTTCCAGCGCGAGGGAAAGACCGTCTCCTCGCCAACCCATTCGCCCGCGAATACCGCGAGCTTGCGGTGTTCCTCGAGTGGCGTCTGTGCGGCGAGATGGTCGGCCATGGTCAGCCTCCCTTGACGGCCTTGACGATCTTCTGCGCGGCATCATCGAGATCGTCCGCCGGCAGCACGTTGAGGCCGGATTCGCGGATGATCTTCTTGCCGGCGTCGACATTGGTGCCTTCGAGACGCACCACCAGCGGCACCTTGAGGCCGACTTCCTTCACCGCGGCAACCACGCCCTCGGCGATGACATCGCACTTCATGATGCCGCCGAAGATGTTGACCAGGATGCCCTTCACATTGGGATCGGCGGTGATGATCTTGAAGGCGGCGGCGACCTTTTCCTTGCTGGCGCTGCCGCCGACGTCGAGGAAGTTGGCTGGCGCCATGCCGTAGAGC comes from the Bradyrhizobium erythrophlei genome and includes:
- a CDS encoding DUF1579 family protein, which encodes MADHLAAQTPLEEHRKLAVFAGEWVGEETVFPSRWNAGGPATSKVSARIDLNGFYLIQDTRQTRDGKESFATHGVFTYDRDDRLYKLFWHDSLGYYPPSPASGGWTGKSLILVRGSLRGNARHVYEVIDDNSYSMKIQYSPDAEGWSDVITGVYRRIH